In Vespula pensylvanica isolate Volc-1 chromosome 2, ASM1446617v1, whole genome shotgun sequence, the genomic window aaaaagagaaagaaaggaaaatattttatattgtttttttgctaatatttatatcgaaataataaaaacagcaGGAATCTGATAACTATGGTGTTAATAATCtaatagaaacgaaatgaTTTGACCCTGACCGTAAAGATACAACGATAATATCCCCCTTTCCccttttcaatcttttttatacaaaatccTTAGCAAGAACGTATATTTTCTCTGGTTATTCTAAAAAACATGGcataaaatgaaacatatgTACAATAGTCTAAAAGACCTGTCTCTCACGCATTAGGAATGatgtaacatttataatatcttgTACGTAATTCCCAAAAGGCAGCGCACTATTACTTTATTGTAAAATGCATAGGAAACTAAGTGAGAATAAGACTACCGCCGAGACACGATATAGGAAACATTACTCCACTGTGATCGTAGTAAAGCGTTTGGGCCGTTTACCagctttttgttttctatgaACATTAACGTCTTTCTTGTCGGTATAAGAGGAGGATCCACAAGATTCCATCGAGCTGTCTGAATTGCATACATTTTGTTCTAATTTTCGTTTCCTTGATCTTGTAACCGGTCCATTTCTATTGCTACTGCTATTACTCTGATAGGATGATTCGCCGTCAAGGTCGTTGTGTCTCTTGTGTCGTTTAGTTTTAGAACATCCCTGTTGATACGGATCGTCATCGGTCATGTCGCGTTTGCGTCGTTTCGACTTTCCTTCTAGGTGtcgatgattatttatttttggagAATTGGAATCGGAGGAAGACGACAATGAACTCAGATATTCGTTAACTTTCTCCTCTCCAAAGTCAAAAGCAATAGGTTGAGCCGGTGATGCAGAAGTAGTTACGTTGGTGCTCGTGCTGGATGGTCGCACCAATGGAACTGAAAGAGTCGAGGAAGTTGTAGATGCCGAAGAGGATACCGAACTAGACGTCGATCGTTTGTGTAATTTACGTCTTTGAGCTAACTTAGCTCCATCAACTTCTCGTAAACGAAAACCTTCGAGTTTGTCTGATGATGATGTAGGAGGATACGTGGAAGTATTGTCCGAAACATTCGGATCGGTCATATTGGTTGACTCCATTAACCAAGGATGATTGGCAAGGGCCATAGCGGTGAGTCTTTTGTTCGGATCGACCGTTAATAAACCTTTTACCACTTGCTTGGCTAACGGTGATATATGACACCAATTGTTAGAGTCGAAATTAATCTCGCCAGATCTTATGCGAGAAGCTAGATCTGGCGAGCCACTGACAAATAATGTGTTACGGAATAATATGGAATACAAAATTGCACCTAAACTCCATAAATCGCAACTCTGATCGTATCCCTGTCTGGCGATAACCTCCGGCGCTGCATAAGGAAGCGTAAAACAAGGCGTGTGAAGTGGCTCGCAACCACGTTTTATCCTAGCGAAACCAAAATCAACAATCTTCACTGGCGAGTCCTCGCCTTCGTGAACGAAGACAATATTTTCTGGTTTAAGATCTCGATGAACAACGCCACGAGCGTGCATGAAACGTACCGCGGACGCCAATTGCCTCATCACACGACTTGCCTGTTGCTCGGTGAACGGCCTTGGTCTTCTTAACAATTCACCTCCAGAGAGTAACTCCATCACTAGATATGTATGCGCTCTATCTTGATGTACTTCGAGCAACTTGACAACGTTTGGATGGCCTTGGCAACTACGTAGCAAGCTAGCTTCTCTACCACAATCCATGCGTCTACTAACGATCTTCACAGCAAATTCCTGGGCTGTTTTTCTATGCCGACATTTACGACATACCGAAAAACTTCCATCACCTAATGCTTCCTCTCGTAGATCAAGCTCGTACGTTTGAAAGAACGTTGACTCTTCGAAACGTGCTGCTAGAACGTCCGATGCTGATGGCCTTTGAGAATCGGTTGTAGCTTCTGTTTCCTCTAAGAAGATATCTCTGCTTACTACGTTCTCGCTGAATAATATCGATGGTGCCACGTAAGAATAGCCCTGTTAAAGTaatcatgaaaatttttctttaacgatgAACGAACGTAGATATATCGTACTGAAATATGTCAGAGATAAATCTCCGGTTAGAGATAAGTGACTCGAGTtaagagtagaaagaaagaaaaaaagaaaaaaagaaaagaaaagactgaAGATTGAAAAcacagagagaaggatagaaaaagaaaataagaaaaaaaaaagaaaatcataagCAATGATAGAAATAACAAAGTTGTCTTACTCGAAAGATTTTGTCGTGATTAGGTGGTACAACTGCCGGACTGTCAGCGGCAACCATTTTTGTAAATTCGTCCGAGAAATTACTGGTATCAAGTTCGTGCGTGATACGTGGCACGAACGGTGGAGCGATTTGTC contains:
- the LOC122638029 gene encoding ribosomal protein S6 kinase alpha-5-like isoform X1; the protein is MLKRRGASNKMKNPEHESGYFEDGSDGSDVEVNVEETIVDEDRKCGSACYGLTKAIHSLDVRDSHEHLANGYEDRSNGVNLEDSGGQRVDMSHFDLLKVLGTGAYGKVFLVRKRMGTDAGRLYAMKVLKKASIVQKKKTTEHTKTERQVLEAVRDSPFLVTLHYAFQTDAKLHLILDYVSGGELFTHLYQREHFTEDEVRIYIGEVILALERLHKLGIIYRDIKLENILLDREGHIVLTDFGLSKEFLPHERDSNARAYSFCGTIEYMAPEVVRGGSAGHDIAVDWWSVGVLTYELLTGASPFTVEGEKNTQQEISRRILKTEPPIPSHLNPTVRNFISRLLVKDPRQRLGGGPRDAKELKEHPFFKKAPPPFTWDALEKRQIAPPFVPRITHELDTSNFSDEFTKMVAADSPAVVPPNHDKIFRGYSYVAPSILFSENVVSRDIFLEETEATTDSQRPSASDVLAARFEESTFFQTYELDLREEALGDGSFSVCRKCRHRKTAQEFAVKIVSRRMDCGREASLLRSCQGHPNVVKLLEVHQDRAHTYLVMELLSGGELLRRPRPFTEQQASRVMRQLASAVRFMHARGVVHRDLKPENIVFVHEGEDSPVKIVDFGFARIKRGCEPLHTPCFTLPYAAPEVIARQGYDQSCDLWSLGAILYSILFRNTLFVSGSPDLASRIRSGEINFDSNNWCHISPLAKQVVKGLLTVDPNKRLTAMALANHPWLMESTNMTDPNVSDNTSTYPPTSSSDKLEGFRLREVDGAKLAQRRKLHKRSTSSSVSSSASTTSSTLSVPLVRPSSTSTNVTTSASPAQPIAFDFGEEKVNEYLSSLSSSSDSNSPKINNHRHLEGKSKRRKRDMTDDDPYQQGCSKTKRHKRHNDLDGESSYQSNSSSNRNGPVTRSRKRKLEQNVCNSDSSMESCGSSSYTDKKDVNVHRKQKAGKRPKRFTTITVE
- the LOC122638029 gene encoding ribosomal protein S6 kinase alpha-5-like isoform X2 translates to MENAMRPPLPPPPLNMPESANTEQTVTHVLTFVNLEDSGGQRVDMSHFDLLKVLGTGAYGKVFLVRKRMGTDAGRLYAMKVLKKASIVQKKKTTEHTKTERQVLEAVRDSPFLVTLHYAFQTDAKLHLILDYVSGGELFTHLYQREHFTEDEVRIYIGEVILALERLHKLGIIYRDIKLENILLDREGHIVLTDFGLSKEFLPHERDSNARAYSFCGTIEYMAPEVVRGGSAGHDIAVDWWSVGVLTYELLTGASPFTVEGEKNTQQEISRRILKTEPPIPSHLNPTVRNFISRLLVKDPRQRLGGGPRDAKELKEHPFFKKAPPPFTWDALEKRQIAPPFVPRITHELDTSNFSDEFTKMVAADSPAVVPPNHDKIFRGYSYVAPSILFSENVVSRDIFLEETEATTDSQRPSASDVLAARFEESTFFQTYELDLREEALGDGSFSVCRKCRHRKTAQEFAVKIVSRRMDCGREASLLRSCQGHPNVVKLLEVHQDRAHTYLVMELLSGGELLRRPRPFTEQQASRVMRQLASAVRFMHARGVVHRDLKPENIVFVHEGEDSPVKIVDFGFARIKRGCEPLHTPCFTLPYAAPEVIARQGYDQSCDLWSLGAILYSILFRNTLFVSGSPDLASRIRSGEINFDSNNWCHISPLAKQVVKGLLTVDPNKRLTAMALANHPWLMESTNMTDPNVSDNTSTYPPTSSSDKLEGFRLREVDGAKLAQRRKLHKRSTSSSVSSSASTTSSTLSVPLVRPSSTSTNVTTSASPAQPIAFDFGEEKVNEYLSSLSSSSDSNSPKINNHRHLEGKSKRRKRDMTDDDPYQQGCSKTKRHKRHNDLDGESSYQSNSSSNRNGPVTRSRKRKLEQNVCNSDSSMESCGSSSYTDKKDVNVHRKQKAGKRPKRFTTITVE